The genomic segment CAGTGAAAGGAAAGCAAGGCAGGAAGCTCACACACAGTGTAGCAATCTGAATAGTTTTGGTAGTGATAACTTTTATAATTAGATTCAACTAAGGAAAATGTATTGGTTTTAGGCTGATGCGTAGAATTTGGAGGGAAGCAAGTGAACATTAAAGCTATTTGTTTGGAGGTAAACAAGCAGTATAATTTTGATGACCTCAACTCAGGATTTAATACATCTCAATTGTTCTTATTGGGCATAATAGTCCTTACTCTTCAGAGTATAATCTGGGTGATATTCATTTACTTGTATTTCATGGCAATTCTAATTGTAAAGTGTTGCATTAAAAATTTTCATGGTTAAACTCATGAGGCTGTGTTGTGTCATTCCAAATTTAGGGGATGTGACTTGTAAGGCAACAATTCCAGTGGATATGGAAGTAGAAGCTCATTTTCTGGCAAAGGAGGATGGTATTATAGCTGGAATTGCCCTTGCTGAAATGGTATTCAATGAGGTTGACCCCACCCTGAAGGTATCGACACGTGTTACATTAAGTTTTGCCTTGGTTTGGCTGGTTGAAGTGATAAAATCAGGAAGTTCATATGTATTAGGTTTTGTTTAGCCTCAATCTATTACGCCTAAGCATTAATAATCTACAAGGCTACAGCTTTACATACATGGAAGTATGGTGGTTTATGATATTTGctatgaaatgaaatttttggtttgGGAAATTAATTcatgtataaaattttattctcATTTGCCTTTTGATATTAGGTGGATTGGTCCAGAAAGGATGGTGACAAAATCCATAAAGGCCTTCAATTTGGCAAAGTACATGGTAATGAAATCTGAGTTTCTTATCCTTGAGTGGAACAACTATGTTAGCCATTTGAATTAACTTTTCTTGTCTTCCCCTTGTCTACATATTTCAGGGAGGGCTCACAGCATTGTTGTAGCTGAAAGGGTTGTACTAAATTTTATGCAGAGGATGAGTGGAATAGCAACCCTAACTAAGGTATTTTACTTTGTGGTGGTTTAAATAATACTGGAATGTTGATGACAAGAATTAGCAGTTTTTGCCTTTTGTTGTTGTTCTTGGGTCAATTCAAATTTGATGCATGTGGATTCATACCAATAACTGAAGAATGCCTTAAGGGTTAGATGATTCTGAGCTATGCCAAGACTATCTTCTAAGACATAAGTATTATGCGTTATCAGATGGAGTTAATACGAGTAAATATGTTCAAATTTAAGTGTCGATTACATGTTATACATAATTCTTTTTGTATTTCTAGTTGTTCAACCATACTGGCTAATTAGTGTGAAAGGCTGAGTCCATAGTTATTCCAGTGAAGAGCTTTGCTGCCAGTGGCTGCTGCTCATttgttgttggaaaattttgtttagaatattttgaaaatgatgatgGCGGCTGCTGTAACAGTATGAGaagtgcttttcttttttttcttttttttttggtgattggATTTGATATTATCTGACACCTTGTAGGCCATGGCAGATGCTGCACACCCTGCATATATTTTAGAGACAAGAAAGACAGCTCCAGGTTTACGTTTGGTGGATAAATGGGCGGTGTAGATCACTTCTCTTCCTCTATGCTTTTGCCATACATCACATTTTTGCATGAGTTTTTTCTGACCTCCATCTCACCTTTACAGGTATTGATAGGTGGTGGCCAGAATCACCGAATGGGTTTATTTGACATGGTGATGATAAAAGACAATCACATATCCATTGCTGGTGGGGTCCCTAATGCTCTAAAATCTGTTGACCAGTACTTGGCAAGTAATAATATTCAAATGGGAGTTGAGGTGATATTCCTTCACTTTTAATTGAAATATAAGACAATGAAATTGTGTCATATGCTCTAAATGAATGAAGGATTGCTTTTTGCTTAAAGGTTGAAACTAGGACACTTGAAGAGGTGAATGAGGCGTTGGATTATGCTTCTCAGTCAAAGACATCCTTGACTAGGATAATGCTGGATAACATGGTTGTCCCTCTACCTCATGGGGATATAGATGTAACCATGCTCAAAGAGGCTGTTGAGCTCATTAGCGGAAGATTTGAGACTGAGGTACTTTTATCCCTGAACTTGATTATCTAGTTTTGACTATTCAATGTCCAGTCTACTTTTTGGTGGGTGTGTCTCTAGATTTGCTAAAATCTACTTGCAGAAGTTCAATTTCCTTTGGTGAAAAGCCTCTACTAAAAACTTTCCTGCTTGAGGGAAGCAGAGAAACAAGTTTCATTTTTCAAGGGGTTGACATGTTGTTGAGGGTAACCCTTTTTAGTTGTTGGTACAGCGTGATCCTTCATTATGTCGTCTGAAATCAATATTCTGGCTTGCTTTTGTATCATATAGTGGAGGAAAATGTTACGAATTCTCAAGTATCTTTTAGGATACCTGAAGACAATGTTTTACTTATGCCATGGATTTTCGATCACTATTGTCATATCTTTTGCTGCGAAGAACCATGTAAAGTTTATTGGCTTGATGATTGGCAGGCATCTGGGAATGTGACTCTTGAGACTGTACACAAGATTGGACAAACTGGCGTAATGTATATTTCTAGGTAATTCTCAGCTCTTAAGAGTTTAGCTCATTCATTTCAAAGTTAGCTGAATGCCAAAGGATCAAAAAACACGTCGGACGGTAGACAGACCTGTGCAAATTTCTTCATTATGGACATGTACTTGGGTTTCATCTCAGCTGTTTCATGGGGTGGAAAAAAGTAGAATGCTTTGGAGGCTTTTAAtcttttgatcttctttttcctctactAAATAAACCAACTTAACATCTGATGGATAACTTGTAATTTGTTTATATCTGCAGTGGTGCACTAACACATTCTGTGAAAGCACTCGACATTTCCCTGAAGATCGATACAGAGCTTGCGCTTGAAGTAAGCCGGCGTACAAAACGAGGATGAGAATGCTTgcagttttttatttatttttggtttacAAGTTCAGTAACTAAAGTTCTGGGGACGACGGATTGCAATATTCCCAGGCTGAGTCATATTTTGTTGTAGCGTAACATACATCATCAGGTTAGATTATAAAACATTGTCGTAGAATTGTTCCAATGTGAACTCTTCTGTGTTAAATCTAACTGCACTTGCTCATACTTGATTCTTGGCAACAAAAAATGGCTTTGCATCCTCGCAAGTTTGATACGAGTATGAGAGGGAAAAACTTGTGTTGCGATCAGGGAATCCTAGCAACTCACAAGAGGAGTAAGGCCTTTAAAGGATTATCGTATGTTTCTGCTAATCAGTTGGTCAATTATCATGAAATTGGCACTCTTTTTTACTTACTAGGATTCCTACAACTCAGTTCAACATATTCATTGGCTCATTAGGTGTGGTTATGGTTTACTAAATGAAGCCTGGACATGGGAATCACTGCTCAATACTAACTAGCAGTTTGTACTGGTTCTCTGTAAAGAATGGCTCAGATTGTAAAGAATCTTGTAAAGTAAATGCATCAGAACATGCAAAGCAGGCTCATGGATGAGCCCAATTTGAGAAATGAGATGCCAGTAGGTGTCGAAAAGTGAGATTAGTCTTTAAAATCTAAAACCCCAGGACCATATAAATTAAAGATCGGTAAGTATATGCATGGTAATGTTATGTTGAATGCTTGAGCAAGTTCTGAAGTGAGCAAAAATGTTAGATACTTCCCTCAGGTACTGTACtgattttcatgttttgtaaaagccaggtcatttggatttttttgggtAGGCAAGTAGTAAATGGCCTGGGGGTTTAATTAATAGTACAACAGATGGTGCCTAAAACATTGCATAGAAACTAAAAGCTGCATTTTTGTAGCTTTGAAATGAATGCAAGTTAATACCGGAGTCAGTTTAACTTATTTCCATCCAAGTTGCAGGCCTATGGTCATTTCTTTATTAACATGCTTCTAGCCTTCTTTATATAGGCCCAAGTCAGAGCAGGCAATTGCAGTAATAAATCCATATTGCTTCTGCTAGGAAATCTTCAACCACCAAAATTACCTGCTCAATGACCTAAAAGCTACTGTTTGACATAATTGGCAAATCTTGACTCCCTGGTTTTTACCTGCTTTCCAAAATATTGACACTGCTTAAAAACCTCTAGCACTCCACCCTCCTCCCTTTATAAGCGACTAAATGAGACCTCACTGACTGGTGGGATTCAACATTCAAAGGCCTCAAGCCGAATAATTTCTTGCTTGTTCGATCATCTCAACAGTAAAATCAAAAGGGCACAAGAATTTGGTTCCAGATGGAACCAGGAACGAAAGAATTCTCAGGGATGCTTCTGGGCTGGAACATGCCCCAAAATTTTCTATATCCACTTGGTATATAAAATTGCCAACCTTTTCTTTCAAAGTAGCTTGCTTTTTGGGCAAAAAGGAAGCAACCCATATGAATTTTCTGGTCACCAGTCCATATAGATTGTGTATGGGGAGAGGAATCTATTCGTGTTGGTGGGGAAATCGGAAATCTTGACCTGGTTCTGGACACCTCTCTCAAGTGAAAAGCCACCAGGCACTCCACCCATTTTTTAGTCGTCCTTAAGTTTCCTCTCACTTTTACGTGTTGGTGCTGCCAACATATTTCACTTTTTTAGTATTCTTTCTGGTCAAGGTAATAAAAGGTTTCGAGTTCGTGCAATGCACTCAAGCACCTAACCAACCACATTAAAGTcttggaatatatatatatatatatatatatatatatatatatatatatatatatatatatatatatatatatatatatatatcgagCAGGTTAGATGTATTTATATCAAGTTTGGactaattaatttaaaaatctttaaaaaaaatgaaagatgattggaaaaataaaacccattTATTTCCAATAAATTACTATTCTCTTCTTATTTTGCAgaaacaacccaaaaaaaaaacttggacGTAGTAGCgcacaccatttttttttttgggttgggggGGCAGAAGGGTGGGGAATTTGAGGATAAAAGCATGCTACATTAGACTATACCGGACAAAATAGTTGACTTGCATACAAgaatatttattaatttttgtaagttaggacctttatttttaattatttggatTTAAGTCAATGTGTACAAATTCCTCTACTCCCTTCTctaaaaggaatttttttttttttttaaggtcaAGGTGTTCacaaatttttacttttttcttttcacggGATACAGGGATTGGATCCTCTTTTGAACTAAGAGAGGCATGTATGTAGTTTTCTACTGTATTCTACCAGAATTCAAGCTAATGGTAGCAGTCAATTAGGTAGCAAATTGGTAGTTTTACTCCCGcaggaaaacagagagaaaTTGGTCGGCAGATTGATAATTACACCTGAATAATTTCATGAACCTAGAAGTAGTATACAACTGTTTCTTCTTCTGCCGTAGGATACGAAAATTATTTACCTCTGAGTGATGTGAAGTTTTCAATGACGTAAATGTGTGACAAAAGAGAAGCACGGAGCATGGGTGACAGGACTTCGGATTCGACTTTTTCTTCATTTGTCACAATTTTTAGTTGAAttctaggtttttttttttgaccagATTAAAGTAACATTATCTGGATTCTAGGACTATTAACCTTTTGAATAATCATGATGTATCCTTTGTGTTCAATTCACATCTGCATATGTACAGTAGAGTTTGTTGTCATCGAATGAGTCGAATATGGAATTTAATTTTCATAGCATCTAAAATTTTCATAGAATTTTGAGGTTTCAAAAATTAGATGTCGTTAATTCTAATTCATCTGTCATCTCCTTACTTCTTAAATCACACCCCTCTCGTACTAgaaacataattttttttaaaaaaaaaactcgatttTCTTTTGATTCCGAAATGAAAGAACCAAAAGAATATCTAAAATATAGATGGtgataatttcttttttttttttctcatactACCTTCGTAAGTCAATTTAACTTAAGATGAGTACAATTGacgagaaaaataataatattgatAATTAACACCAAAATTGTTGTTGCACTAAAATTTTGGATTGGCAGTACCATTTTTCAAATAAACAATATTAGGCATGTATATGGTTAAGGTTTAGAGTTGATGATTTAGACGTCGTGGATTTTAATCCTCCTTTCACCTTCCCATATCTCACCCTTCAtctgttaaattttttttaatataaaaaagctgtgtttaattttttttcccttcttttttgttttagattttaAATGAGAACTTTTGTTCGATTCTAGATACTACCACAAGCACCTTGGTTTTGACCAATCAAAATTCCCAACAAAACTTGGATGAGGCTTAATTAGATATTCTGGGACACTAGAACATTGCTATATAATCACCATATCAGTACTAGATATTGGACAAGCGTGACAATCTAGTAATTCACTTTAGGCATTTTGCCCTTAAGATTTAATTGGAGAGTTTTGCTGCTGAAAACTACACTGCACAAAAAGAGGTTTGAACTTTGAAGAGTTTCAAATCGCAATGTTAACCTTGAAAATTACCTGTTGATTTTGATAGACAACTACACGACTTCAACTGGTTTCTATAGAAGTATTTGGAAATTGTGGAATTGCTTTCCATCACAATTCATGGGTCAATCAGCAaatccttttccttcttccaaaATGAGAAGTGGGTCTGGGATGGCCATCATTTTCATACAAAAATGTTAGGCAAGAGAAAATCTCCCTCGTTTAAGAAGAATAATGGTAAAAGAAGAATCAACGAAAGCTCAATCTTAGTATAATCCACCAATTAAGTAGATTTGACAGAAAATAAATTCCAATtcatccacaaaaaaaaaatctagtctGATTCGCAAGTGAAAGAGATTTGACAGGAATAATGTTGTTTCATTCATAATAATCtcttcttacttttttttataatttttatttccaCTCGTTATTCCACGCAGATACCTAGACAATAAGCGTAACAATAGAATTAACCGCACATAAATTGTGGCTTTCTCGGTGGATAACCAATCAACGACGAGTCAGCTGTAATTAGTGAAATATCACCATCATTTTGACAAACAAAGaagtaaagaaaaagaattaagtGTTGATTTTGAGGCAATTGTTATCCTAATGATCCACATAGATTGACTAAAAAAGGGGGATTAAAGTTCAAACTAGGCATGGGGCAGCCACTTTACCACCGGAAATCCATTCAGCCGCCACCCTATGACTTCATTGAAATctatcttttaaaattttttgttaatgACAAACAATTTAGTATATAGTTTGGCTAAAATAATTTTGTCACTCTATTTATCAAACGGGTCTAATTTCTTCACGAGACTCACGCATTAGGGACCATAAATTAAAAATTCAGATGAAGCAAGGGAATatgtacccaaaaaaaaaaactgtctaTTTATTACTTGGCTACACGTGATATCGTAAATATGCATTCCCacgagttttctttcttctgtttTCTATGCTGGAATTCTTTGTAGAAGCCATCCATAATGGTAGGTGGCATGCCAACCTTAAATTTCAGTTGATGTCTACTTTTGACCTCTTTCTAGATGCGCCCTACAATAGATTGAGGAAACAAATAGTGTCCAAGTTATCCCTCAAAAATTGATTGGTTAAAAGGCTCCTAGTCTACATTGTTGTCATTATTGCTTTGTTTGTTAACGACTTTAACGAGgagattaaagaagaaaagtgattttttatttttttttttagtacaaCATTTTCACAACCGGTCTTATACTGGGGAAAGGAAGGAGGTCGAGAGGAGAATGAAGATAGATGAAACTAAACTATTGaaaatttgaagagaattaaattacaatattttagaaaatttcaaaGGGAAGATGTAAGTAGAGGATTTCAAACCCCTTGCCGACAAATACAATAAGGAGGGACAAAATGGCCAACTGAGAGAGAAAAGGGCATTGATCCGGAGAATAAAATATGTTTGTAGAAAGAGCTTATATGACCGATACTCAGTGGGCATGAGTTTTATAGTCTTTTAGATGTTAGTTTTGTGTAAAGTGAGGTTAAATTTGTGCGAAGCTTGCAAATGATAAATTATGTATCTCAATTAAAGTAATGCAAAGCGAagtatttctatttttttttttttaaaaaaaagtgtcCATTAAAGatagaagaaaatgaaacacCTGCTCATAttcgtttttttatttttttttattaataagagacgagtgaaatttaaaagacagaaagagaaaagaagaactactcatatatgtatatgtataatgTATCATTTTATTGAATATACCTTAAAATGTACACAACATCAAAAAACGACTCACGTTTTTCACTAGTATTACATTTATTGTAGGGTTTTGGTGCATGCGTGACTGATGGTTGACATTTCTCAGTGGCCATTAGGTAGACAGGcaccttttattttctttcggaaaaattatcatttatcttttgagttttagtcaatttaGTTCCTTATCTATCATTATGCCCAATTTAGCCCTTTagctttataaaaaaaaaaaaaccaatttaGAATCTATAacagaaatttggaaaattctAGTGTTATTAGTCGCATGCATGGCATGTGCATTGttgaaaatgactattttggtTCATTATCTTCGAGATCGTATTTTATTTTGTCACTTGTATATCACCTCATACCAATCGTTGCGTGTGTGcctctgtgtgtgtgtttttttctcatttcaaaGGTACAGATATAATATATGGAACCGACTCTATTAGAGTTttctaaattttcattaaaagtCATATACAGACTTTGTTTTGTGAAAATGACGACTTCAATTGGTAAAAGTACAAAATTAGATGCAGCCTTAAAGATAACGGACCAAAATGGTTACTTTTAATAGTGCATATGTCGTGCAAACAATTTACTCCGTTAGAAATTTTCAAGTTTCCGCTAGGAATCCTAAATTCATTTCTCTTAAACATAAGGGATTAAAATGGTTGCGGCGATAGATAAGGACTAAACTGGTCAAACACTCAAGGCTGAGGTCCAAAACAatcattttcccttttcttttccttcttttggatttttgtCACTAAGCAAAAGAAACTAGGTCTAGTATTTGCATATTTCTCTCTTTTAATAAAAGCCCTCGATCGGTTCTCGGGTGGGGTTTGGTTGGATAGTTAAGTCCCTGAATTGGCTCCAAGAGTTGTCGGCTTTTGGAGTTCAATTTGGGattatatttaattaattcaacgAAAAGTCATTTACTggagttgaaaaaaaatataaaagccCTCGAACCTTTTTGTCACAACTTTTTTCTGTTGTGCTAATTTCTACTCATCAGACGTATGCTACTAGGAGTTTGCCTCGTTGGATGGATTAAAAAATCCATCAATAACTATGCAATTTAGAACccattatctttttttttttaagtattgTGATCCAAAACCATTAACTTTGAATtaacgtcttttttttttccccacaaAATGCAAAAGCGTTTGTCATGCCGCGACCAATGATGCTTTACTGCTCCAAAGAAAGGTTTCTGGAAAGCTAATATgacttgtaatttttaaaagACTATAAATAAGTCGATACCAAATTGCTTCAGCAGCAAACTTCGGCTTTACTCTCAATAGTATCACCTAAAAGTGCCCATCACAAAAGCGACAGAagctgagttttgaaaaaatttgggttttctaaaaagagaaaaacaaaaaagaaagctgaAACTTCACTTCATTGAATTTATAGTTCttatggaaaaaagaaaatacagGTGAAATGTACTAGACAGAATAAAAGATACGCAGCCCACCTGACTCATCCAATGTGGAAAAGTTAGACCAGATGGTAAAAGTTTACCTTTCTAGTTGGAATTGGATTGATGCTGAGATTTACTTAATGGAAATGGTTTTTTATAAGCTTTGTTTCGTTTGTGGTTGAAATTTTAGATTCTTGGATGGGTGTTGGTGGATGTAAGATTTTCAACTTCTTGATCCACTACTATTAATTAATTTGGAAATACCAAAATCtaaaaattggataaaaatagAAAACTCTGTCCTATAGGACCATCATGTATGCATACATTGTTATAGCACAATTATATCACCAATGGGTAAAGCTCctacaacccaaaaaaaaaaaaaatgcaaggaCTAGGCACATGTAGCATGTTGAGTGGGAGCAACTATGCAACATTCTTTAGTAACAGTCCATATTAATCCCAAGAGATGGGTAGATTTTGGTTCACCGAAgtttgcaaacgaatcgagtcgctcgcgagcggcttgaatacgagctcgagctcgagttcaaaaatattaaactcgttggctcgcgaggtcgattatatatatattttttattttttatcagtTCGCGAactcgattatatatatttttgattttttatttaaatagtaaaattacatatatattcataatattttattatttattaagaaaagttattattttatttatttttaaaaataaaataaaataattttattttttaaaaatgaaataataataataatttttttaaagctCGAGCTTAACATTTTAACCTTGTCGAGCTTCATAAAATTAACTGAAAGTTCGGATCGATTAGGCCAAAATTCGACTCGACTCagctcgtttgcacccctaattcaccaaaaaaaggTTGTAAAGAAACTATTTATACGAATGGAATTAAGTATGTACGTACCCGTATCTACATTAATATTTAGACAAACATACACACACGAGCAAGTAATAAGTAACGTCAACAAAATCTTTTCGTTCATGACAAATTATGCACTTAGTCATATGACAAGAAAATTAAGATAAAAAAATTGTCGTGAAGAAGAAGTTCCAAATGAAACAGATTATTGTATTAGTTTATTATGCATTGAACCGTGATTTACGAAGACGTgtaaaagttaattttggagttGAAAGAACCTTTTCTTGTAAAGTGACTTGACCGCTTTTACCAAAGCTAAGATCTACTCTTTTCCGCTCGTAGCTGCTACCAAAGTTGTCATCATTATGTACACTAATCAAATGCTAAATAGAGAGATTACATGAAATTCTAAAGGTTTCAGTGCAATGTTGGAATCTGCATGATCATATAGGTAATTCAATCACTACACTCGAGAAATTTATGAACTGATTAGTTGAAAATTTGTAAAAGAGACAAGATACTTAAGATAGTAGATTTCTTGCTTTGTCACATCATGGAGAAATTATAGACTTTCACTTTATCATCTAGACAAAATATCAAACACTTCCTAGTTCTTATGGGGCATTATTATTGGAAGAGTAGATGTGCATCACTTGTTCCTTgaaaagtttcaagaacttcTTAGAAGTAAGAAgtacgtaaaaaaaaaaagaaaaaaaagaatactaGACTAATAATTATCATTAGTTTTATTAGAACGGGCAAACGGTGTTTACAAGATTAATTACTATTATACATTTTCTCACTTCTTTCATAAAATTCAAATCGTTAATTATTTAGGCACTAAGCAAGTCAATATGGTAACATGTTGCACTCATCAAAAGTGAATATCTTCCAATGGACATGGTTAAACCTTGCACATTCAAAGGATTTGCTTTCCATTATGTATAAAATGTTTAAGGAAAAAAAGGCGAAATGGAGACAAACAAGGAGAGGAATTAGGCAAACTTCAATAGTGGGGGAGCTTTCAATAGGATTTTAGCATTACCTTTTTGAAAGACAGTTGAAAGATACATACTTGTAGGGCCATT from the Coffea arabica cultivar ET-39 chromosome 11e, Coffea Arabica ET-39 HiFi, whole genome shotgun sequence genome contains:
- the LOC113719584 gene encoding quinolinate phosphoribosyltransferase [decarboxylating] 1a; translated protein: MLKAFSFPSLVYPPSVLAPRYVVKMSAIATKNTGIAAESLGVKPPAHPTYDLKGVIELALSEDAGDLGDVTCKATIPVDMEVEAHFLAKEDGIIAGIALAEMVFNEVDPTLKVDWSRKDGDKIHKGLQFGKVHGRAHSIVVAERVVLNFMQRMSGIATLTKAMADAAHPAYILETRKTAPGLRLVDKWAVLIGGGQNHRMGLFDMVMIKDNHISIAGGVPNALKSVDQYLASNNIQMGVEVETRTLEEVNEALDYASQSKTSLTRIMLDNMVVPLPHGDIDVTMLKEAVELISGRFETEASGNVTLETVHKIGQTGVMYISSGALTHSVKALDISLKIDTELALEVSRRTKRG